A portion of the Adhaeribacter radiodurans genome contains these proteins:
- a CDS encoding GNAT family N-acetyltransferase, with translation MSAATSAKSNNTIIRTAFNPDDIPVIATLAEQTWAPTYQNILSAEQLNFMFQEIYNPEALKQQMEAGQQFLLLFQDQAPAGFASYSALPDNSFKLNKLYVSPAFHGYGLGRLLINAVEEAVKHVSGTTLLLNVNRNNPARSFYEKCGYTIAYEEDIPIGPYFMNDYVMQKKLAVT, from the coding sequence ATGTCTGCTGCTACTTCTGCTAAATCAAATAATACGATTATCCGGACAGCTTTTAATCCAGACGACATTCCGGTTATTGCAACTTTGGCGGAACAAACCTGGGCACCTACGTATCAAAATATTTTATCGGCAGAGCAATTAAACTTTATGTTTCAGGAGATTTATAATCCCGAGGCGTTAAAGCAGCAAATGGAAGCGGGTCAGCAATTTTTACTTTTGTTCCAGGATCAGGCACCAGCCGGATTTGCCTCCTACTCAGCTTTACCTGATAATAGTTTTAAGTTAAATAAATTATACGTTTCCCCGGCGTTTCACGGGTATGGCTTGGGTCGTTTACTTATTAATGCGGTAGAGGAAGCGGTAAAACACGTTAGCGGTACTACCTTGTTGCTAAATGTAAACCGGAACAATCCGGCCAGGAGTTTTTACGAGAAATGCGGGTATACCATAGCCTACGAAGAAGATATTCCGATTGGCCCTTATTTTATGAACGATTACGTGATGCAAAAAAAGCTGGCAGTAACTTAA
- a CDS encoding peptidylprolyl isomerase: MKVLRFRICALSILSGLFLIACSGKSNRADLGTYETLTDANVTEVLTKFGKENPETLVTISTSMGKIKVRLYEDTPLHRANFVRLAKMGFYDNTIFYRVLRDFMIQGGDTRERKIKKDKYGVPSEVKPNHFHKRGALAMARYDDEFNPKRLSSSHNFYLVQGVVHNQESLNDIALDKKITFSPEQIKTYTTIGGVPSLDTKYTVFGEVVEGLEVMDKIAKVPVDPNDFPVQDIFMTVEVEE; this comes from the coding sequence ATGAAAGTACTCCGGTTTCGTATTTGCGCGCTAAGCATATTAAGTGGCTTATTTTTAATCGCTTGTTCCGGCAAATCCAATCGTGCTGATTTAGGTACCTACGAAACACTAACGGATGCCAACGTAACCGAAGTACTTACTAAATTCGGGAAAGAGAATCCGGAAACTTTAGTAACCATTAGTACCAGCATGGGCAAAATTAAGGTACGCTTGTACGAGGATACGCCTCTGCATCGGGCTAATTTTGTGCGATTAGCCAAAATGGGTTTTTACGATAATACTATTTTCTATAGGGTACTCCGCGATTTTATGATTCAGGGAGGCGATACCCGCGAACGCAAAATTAAAAAAGATAAATACGGAGTCCCGAGCGAAGTAAAACCGAATCATTTTCATAAACGTGGTGCTTTGGCTATGGCGCGTTACGACGATGAATTTAACCCGAAGCGGCTTTCTTCGTCGCATAATTTTTACTTAGTGCAGGGAGTAGTTCATAACCAGGAAAGCCTCAACGATATAGCTTTAGATAAAAAAATCACCTTTTCCCCGGAGCAAATAAAAACCTATACTACTATCGGCGGCGTTCCTTCCCTAGATACAAAATACACGGTTTTTGGCGAGGTAGTAGAAGGATTAGAAGTAATGGATAAGATTGCCAAAGTACCTGTAGATCCCAACGATTTCCCCGTGCAAGACATTTTTATGACCGTGGAAGTAGAAGAGTAA
- a CDS encoding MOSC domain-containing protein encodes MASSLILSDIYIYPIKSLGGVRVNEAIVEPQGLQYDRRWLLVDDTNTFLTQRVFPKMALLQVQLLPTGLLVTHKQQVAESLFVPFDSNNYLNTPLTVTIWDDTVSAVEVSQEANAWFSQMLQINCRLVFMPPNAHRPVDMNYAFNNEPVSFADAYPFLLIGQESLKDLNNRLPEPLPMNRFRPNLVFSGGEPFVEDTWREFTIGHQNFAAVKPCSRCVLTTVNQDTAEKGTEPLRTLATYRTKNNKVMFGQNVLPRSVGNFLQTGSPISIQSYR; translated from the coding sequence ATGGCTTCTTCGCTGATTTTATCTGATATTTATATTTACCCAATTAAGTCGTTGGGGGGAGTACGCGTAAATGAGGCCATTGTAGAACCGCAAGGCCTGCAATACGACCGACGTTGGTTACTGGTAGATGATACCAATACCTTTTTAACGCAACGGGTATTTCCCAAAATGGCTTTGCTGCAGGTACAACTATTGCCAACTGGATTATTGGTTACGCATAAACAGCAAGTTGCCGAAAGTTTGTTTGTGCCATTCGACTCCAACAATTACCTGAATACTCCTTTAACTGTTACCATCTGGGATGATACGGTATCTGCCGTAGAAGTTAGCCAGGAGGCGAATGCCTGGTTTAGCCAAATGTTGCAAATAAATTGCCGGTTGGTGTTTATGCCTCCTAATGCGCATCGCCCCGTTGATATGAATTATGCTTTTAATAACGAGCCCGTCAGTTTTGCCGATGCTTATCCTTTTTTATTAATTGGCCAGGAGTCATTAAAAGACTTAAATAATCGTTTGCCGGAACCCTTACCCATGAATCGCTTCCGGCCTAATTTGGTATTTTCGGGTGGTGAACCTTTTGTAGAAGATACGTGGCGGGAATTTACAATTGGTCACCAAAATTTTGCGGCTGTTAAGCCCTGTTCGCGTTGCGTTTTAACCACCGTAAATCAGGACACTGCCGAAAAAGGTACCGAACCCCTCCGCACTTTGGCTACCTACCGTACTAAAAACAACAAAGTAATGTTCGGCCAAAATGTACTGCCAAGGTCGGTTGGTAATTTTCTGCAAACCGGTAGTCCTATTTCAATTCAGTCTTACCGGTAA
- a CDS encoding DUF2062 domain-containing protein, which yields MHPFKKLLTMGITPQKLAITGALGVVIGLMPLFGITSFVCTILALRFKLNLPALLLICYLISPLHLILYIPFIEVGLKVFPLTTFKLSLSQITDLFQRDWLVALKTIWLANLAGVLLWLVLAGPLTFFCYVLLLPVVRKLLQRMPASKEQP from the coding sequence GTGCATCCTTTTAAAAAACTGCTTACCATGGGAATTACGCCCCAAAAGTTAGCTATTACGGGTGCGTTGGGGGTAGTTATAGGATTGATGCCCTTGTTTGGCATAACTTCTTTTGTGTGCACCATTTTGGCTTTGCGATTTAAGCTGAATTTGCCCGCCTTACTTTTAATTTGTTACTTAATTAGTCCGCTGCATCTAATCTTGTACATTCCTTTTATTGAAGTAGGTTTAAAAGTTTTTCCTTTAACCACTTTTAAACTGAGTTTAAGCCAAATAACCGACTTATTTCAGCGCGACTGGCTTGTTGCTTTAAAAACTATTTGGTTAGCTAACCTGGCGGGAGTGTTGTTGTGGTTGGTACTGGCCGGACCACTTACTTTTTTTTGTTACGTGCTTTTATTGCCGGTTGTACGAAAATTACTTCAACGCATGCCGGCGTCAAAAGAACAACCTTAA
- a CDS encoding RNA polymerase sigma-70 factor, translated as MIAENTGGKILSMFPSLSPEEKVEWLFRKYYAGLCRSLYRTLRDANFAEDIVQEVFLKVWEMRESLKMDEAIQSYLYRSCYNTALNFLKTQKAKTDIDTLADIMPGSETAEKQVTLLETEAQVLLAIDALPPKTKLVFSMSRFEELSYKEIAERLDISLKSVEKHMGIALQRLRENLKEYLVGLLLFILTDFF; from the coding sequence ATGATCGCAGAAAATACCGGTGGTAAGATTTTGTCAATGTTTCCTTCCCTTTCGCCGGAAGAGAAGGTAGAGTGGCTGTTCCGGAAATATTACGCGGGTTTGTGCCGCAGCCTTTACCGCACATTACGCGATGCTAACTTTGCCGAAGATATTGTGCAGGAGGTTTTCCTGAAGGTTTGGGAAATGCGCGAAAGTTTAAAAATGGACGAAGCTATTCAATCGTATTTATATCGTTCCTGTTACAATACCGCCCTTAATTTCCTAAAAACCCAAAAAGCTAAAACTGATATTGATACATTAGCGGATATTATGCCGGGTAGTGAAACTGCCGAAAAACAGGTAACCTTACTCGAAACGGAAGCGCAGGTATTGCTAGCTATTGATGCCTTACCGCCTAAAACCAAACTGGTATTTTCGATGAGCCGTTTCGAAGAATTGAGCTACAAAGAAATTGCCGAACGTCTTGATATTTCCCTCAAATCCGTTGAAAAACACATGGGTATTGCCTTGCAGCGTTTGCGCGAAAACCTGAAAGAATACCTCGTAGGGCTGCTTTTATTTATTCTCACCGATTTTTTTTAA
- a CDS encoding InlB B-repeat-containing protein, which translates to MKYKIILLQVLLLSLCCLPVWAQVDADSAFRHATTQTKVMLQEITKAQTPQHPELVSPRTLNSEKELKLISSRDWTSGFFPGNLWFLYEYTQDSYWLNQAKAFTSQLASEQFNTETHDVGFKVYCSYGAGYRLTQDTAYRSVIIQAAKSLATRFSPKVGCIQSWKATRKWPFPVIIDNMMNLELLFAATRLTGDSTYYNIAKSHADTTLKNHFRADYSSWHVVDYDPVTGKVRQKNTHQGANDSSAWARGQAWGLYGYTMCYRETKNRAYLTHAENIASFILNHPNLPADLVPYWDFNAPLIPNEPRDASAAAVMASALYELSTYSKNNKKYRAAADKIVNSLANLYASPKGENRGFILLHSTGHKPGNSEIDVPLIYADYYYLEALLRQKEINVAPKLSVVNNKSVIVGRKLRFTVSANDANPKQIQNYSLINAPAGAYIQPATGVFNWTPSKEGTYTFFVKASDNGTPVLTDQVPVVVKVTPVPYYNLQIAVTGSGSVTREPMQDSYAHGTKVTLNAVPAPGYKFVGWSGDALGKNTLLSLTMTNRKQVVANFVLQPNQDVAKLNLINTNTKEVITTLTEGIILNLAALPSSNLNVEAVLNPTTVKSVTFELSGEQNRSQTESKAPYFLFGDVDGNPIAWVPAKGKYTLKVTPYSEANGEGNAREPLTIYFTVIDKPLSESERVAYLAEQSNKNIINLFAYPTPTSDGHFKVFLPAPLRGNFTYTLISAVGSTLTSGEKNAAHSAIATFDFSRHMSSAGIYYLRLENATTTSYIKLIRH; encoded by the coding sequence ATGAAGTATAAAATTATTCTTTTGCAGGTTCTTTTACTTTCCCTGTGCTGCTTACCTGTTTGGGCTCAGGTAGATGCAGATAGTGCCTTTCGTCATGCAACAACTCAGACCAAAGTAATGCTGCAGGAAATTACCAAAGCTCAAACTCCTCAGCATCCGGAATTAGTATCTCCCCGAACATTAAATTCAGAAAAAGAACTTAAACTTATTTCTTCCCGGGATTGGACGAGTGGTTTCTTTCCAGGTAATTTATGGTTTTTGTATGAATATACTCAGGATTCTTACTGGCTGAATCAGGCAAAAGCTTTTACTTCTCAGCTTGCGTCAGAGCAATTTAATACCGAAACCCACGATGTAGGTTTTAAAGTTTATTGCAGTTATGGCGCGGGCTATCGTTTAACTCAAGATACCGCTTATCGTTCGGTTATTATTCAAGCGGCAAAATCATTAGCTACCCGCTTTAGTCCCAAGGTGGGTTGCATTCAATCCTGGAAAGCTACGCGGAAGTGGCCTTTTCCGGTTATTATTGATAACATGATGAACCTGGAATTGCTATTTGCCGCTACCCGCTTAACCGGAGATTCTACTTATTATAATATTGCTAAGAGCCACGCAGATACTACCCTGAAGAATCATTTTCGAGCGGATTACAGTTCCTGGCACGTTGTCGATTACGACCCTGTGACCGGAAAAGTTCGCCAGAAAAACACCCATCAAGGCGCCAACGACTCTTCGGCCTGGGCTCGGGGGCAAGCCTGGGGACTGTACGGCTATACCATGTGCTATCGCGAAACCAAGAACCGCGCCTACTTAACCCACGCCGAAAACATAGCATCTTTTATCTTAAACCATCCAAATTTACCCGCCGATTTAGTGCCTTACTGGGATTTTAATGCGCCTCTAATTCCGAATGAACCCCGCGATGCTTCCGCTGCCGCAGTAATGGCCTCGGCTTTGTATGAACTGAGCACGTATAGCAAGAATAATAAAAAGTACCGTGCTGCCGCCGATAAAATAGTAAATAGCCTGGCAAATTTGTATGCTTCACCGAAGGGCGAGAACCGGGGTTTTATTTTATTGCACAGCACCGGCCACAAACCCGGCAACTCCGAAATTGACGTACCCTTGATTTATGCCGATTATTATTACCTCGAAGCTTTGTTGCGCCAGAAAGAAATTAATGTTGCCCCTAAATTATCTGTAGTTAATAACAAATCCGTTATTGTAGGCCGCAAGTTACGCTTTACTGTTTCTGCAAATGATGCCAATCCGAAGCAGATTCAGAATTATTCTTTAATAAATGCGCCAGCGGGAGCGTACATCCAACCAGCCACCGGTGTTTTTAATTGGACCCCCTCTAAGGAAGGAACCTATACTTTTTTTGTAAAAGCGTCGGATAACGGTACGCCCGTTTTAACGGATCAGGTGCCGGTAGTGGTAAAAGTTACGCCAGTTCCTTATTATAATTTACAGATTGCCGTTACCGGTTCCGGTTCGGTTACCAGAGAGCCTATGCAGGATAGTTATGCCCATGGAACCAAAGTTACTTTAAACGCCGTACCGGCACCGGGTTATAAATTTGTAGGCTGGAGTGGAGATGCTCTAGGTAAAAATACTTTGCTTTCCCTTACTATGACCAATAGGAAGCAAGTGGTAGCCAATTTTGTTTTACAACCCAACCAGGATGTAGCTAAACTAAACCTGATTAATACAAATACCAAGGAAGTAATAACTACTCTTACTGAAGGCATTATTTTAAACTTAGCGGCTTTACCCAGTTCCAATTTAAACGTGGAAGCAGTACTTAACCCAACTACCGTTAAGAGCGTTACTTTTGAGCTTTCCGGAGAACAAAACCGCAGCCAAACCGAATCAAAAGCTCCTTATTTTTTATTTGGCGATGTGGATGGTAATCCTATTGCCTGGGTTCCGGCCAAAGGCAAATACACTTTAAAAGTTACTCCTTACTCAGAAGCCAATGGTGAAGGAAATGCCAGAGAACCTTTAACCATTTACTTTACGGTAATTGATAAACCTTTAAGTGAATCCGAAAGAGTGGCATATTTGGCCGAACAGTCGAATAAGAATATAATAAATTTATTTGCCTATCCTACTCCTACCTCTGATGGTCATTTCAAGGTTTTCTTGCCTGCTCCACTTCGGGGTAACTTTACGTATACTCTAATCTCAGCAGTAGGAAGTACATTAACTAGCGGCGAGAAAAATGCTGCTCACTCCGCCATTGCTACGTTTGATTTTTCTCGCCACATGTCATCGGCCGGAATTTATTATTTACGTCTGGAGAATGCCACTACTACCAGCTATATTAAGCTAATTCGCCATTAA
- a CDS encoding DUF4974 domain-containing protein: MKTRSFFIMALLCLIFSTGWAQSQPLKTKISLKVNNATLPQVLQSIQQKYAIRFSYLNNDLPPKNRISAEIEDKTLAEVLDVLLANTTVGYLEKNGQVIIKKGLPKSLPKASTLSKLPLPTSNTPVKPTPKPTTTPVETKPEPTPKIPETSVTPPSSSIADEPYSTKDTLATQSSTDSNTERTTVTIKTVKTVAFDEDSLEIKPFHLGIIYPISTNGTRANEYVNRVSAHLLVGTAAGSQGVEFAGVGNIDKKYVRGFQFSGYFSIIGNRDKLTPITDSAIDRYSLQGGQFAGFLNIAGGNSSGVQFAGFLNVSRNITGVQGAGFMNIARDVKGAQLSGFLNKARYVHGTQLGFINVADSINGVPIGFLSFVKHGGYHHAEVYAADDFNVNLAYKIGVPKFYTIFALGAELDDKKRWGYGAGFGSEWTLYKRLHLNTDVVSYYVVEKSYEKFPDGLFEDYELNMLNKFRLLGTIQLANHLSLFGGPTFNVMVSEYQEPGETEVGSTFPKHTFYNKTNFFDTNVKMWIGFNAGIRF, encoded by the coding sequence ATGAAAACACGTAGTTTTTTCATAATGGCTTTGCTTTGCCTTATTTTTTCGACCGGCTGGGCGCAATCACAACCATTAAAAACAAAAATCTCCCTTAAAGTAAATAATGCTACCTTACCGCAGGTACTGCAATCCATTCAGCAGAAATACGCTATTCGGTTTTCGTACCTGAACAACGATTTACCTCCTAAAAACCGGATATCGGCCGAAATAGAGGATAAAACTTTAGCTGAAGTATTGGATGTACTGCTCGCCAATACGACCGTAGGTTACCTGGAAAAAAACGGCCAGGTAATTATTAAAAAAGGTTTGCCGAAAAGTCTACCCAAAGCATCTACCTTAAGCAAACTTCCTCTGCCTACTTCCAATACTCCCGTTAAACCAACGCCAAAGCCAACCACAACTCCCGTTGAAACCAAACCGGAGCCTACTCCTAAAATACCGGAAACCAGTGTAACACCTCCAAGCAGTAGCATAGCCGATGAGCCTTATTCTACTAAAGATACACTGGCCACCCAAAGTAGTACCGATTCCAATACTGAACGTACTACTGTTACCATTAAAACTGTTAAAACAGTGGCCTTCGACGAAGATTCACTGGAAATTAAACCTTTTCACCTGGGCATTATTTATCCAATAAGTACCAACGGCACCCGGGCAAATGAGTACGTAAACCGAGTATCAGCTCATTTGTTGGTGGGCACTGCGGCGGGTTCGCAAGGCGTTGAATTTGCGGGAGTAGGCAACATTGATAAAAAGTACGTGCGCGGCTTTCAGTTTAGTGGCTATTTTAGTATAATCGGAAACCGGGATAAATTAACGCCGATAACAGATAGCGCTATTGATCGGTACAGTTTACAGGGTGGCCAGTTTGCGGGATTTCTGAATATAGCGGGCGGCAATAGCAGTGGAGTTCAGTTTGCCGGTTTTTTAAATGTTAGCCGCAATATTACAGGCGTGCAGGGAGCCGGCTTTATGAATATTGCCCGCGATGTAAAAGGGGCGCAACTATCTGGTTTTTTGAACAAGGCCCGCTACGTACACGGTACTCAATTAGGCTTTATAAATGTGGCTGATAGTATCAACGGGGTGCCAATCGGATTCTTAAGTTTTGTGAAACACGGTGGCTACCACCACGCGGAAGTTTACGCAGCCGATGACTTTAACGTAAATTTAGCCTATAAAATTGGTGTACCTAAATTCTATACCATTTTTGCCTTAGGCGCGGAACTGGACGATAAAAAACGTTGGGGTTATGGGGCAGGCTTTGGCTCGGAATGGACACTCTACAAACGGTTGCATTTAAACACCGATGTGGTTTCGTATTACGTGGTTGAGAAAAGTTACGAAAAATTTCCGGATGGCCTATTCGAAGATTATGAGTTAAATATGCTGAACAAATTCCGGTTACTGGGTACCATACAACTAGCCAATCACTTATCTCTTTTTGGCGGACCCACTTTTAACGTAATGGTTTCGGAATACCAGGAACCCGGCGAAACCGAAGTGGGCTCTACCTTTCCTAAACACACCTTTTATAATAAAACCAATTTTTTTGATACCAACGTAAAAATGTGGATTGGCTTTAATGCCGGTATCCGGTTTTAA
- a CDS encoding FecR family protein has translation MNENRPTFWEHLAREVSGNASEESKAWAQQQPEPELNEARTQAERVWKNTSLPTDSYEPDVERGWQRFQLKVQAREISLTLVKKNNTGVIRWAVAATISLLMVASAYFLTRPTQPAWTEIRTAANETKTIRLADGSTVALNQKSVFSYPTNFQKENRIVKLTGEAFFEVAKAEGKRFTIYAEGTKTEVIGTSFNLRAYAHEPVKVQVVTGKVAFARTETDDAIFLVPGQEGVIGEKTTVAQKQIIQNENFRSWETKNLTFSNMQLDQLAAELESYFNIKITIQNQALLQCRFTTSFRNPDLKEVLDILAVTGNLTITQKGTEYFITGPGCN, from the coding sequence ATGAATGAAAACCGGCCAACATTCTGGGAACACCTGGCCCGGGAAGTCAGTGGAAATGCTTCGGAAGAATCGAAAGCCTGGGCGCAGCAGCAACCAGAACCAGAATTAAACGAAGCACGCACCCAGGCCGAACGGGTATGGAAAAATACGTCCTTGCCGACAGATTCGTACGAACCAGATGTGGAGCGCGGATGGCAACGGTTTCAGTTAAAAGTGCAAGCCCGGGAAATATCACTCACGTTAGTAAAGAAAAATAATACGGGAGTTATACGGTGGGCTGTAGCCGCAACTATTTCTTTACTAATGGTAGCCAGCGCTTACTTTCTTACTCGGCCAACTCAACCAGCTTGGACGGAAATAAGAACCGCTGCCAACGAAACCAAAACTATCCGATTGGCCGATGGCAGTACGGTGGCCTTAAATCAAAAAAGTGTATTCTCCTACCCTACCAATTTTCAGAAGGAAAATCGGATAGTAAAATTAACAGGAGAGGCATTTTTTGAAGTTGCTAAAGCCGAAGGAAAAAGATTTACTATTTACGCCGAAGGCACCAAAACTGAGGTAATTGGCACTTCTTTCAACCTGCGGGCTTATGCCCACGAACCCGTAAAGGTGCAGGTAGTAACAGGGAAAGTAGCCTTTGCTCGCACCGAAACCGACGATGCTATTTTTCTGGTACCGGGGCAGGAAGGCGTAATAGGCGAAAAAACGACTGTAGCCCAAAAGCAAATAATACAAAATGAAAATTTCAGAAGTTGGGAAACTAAAAACTTAACTTTTAGCAACATGCAACTAGATCAGTTAGCGGCCGAACTGGAAAGTTATTTTAACATAAAAATTACTATTCAAAACCAAGCCTTACTACAATGTCGGTTTACCACATCTTTCCGGAATCCGGACCTGAAAGAAGTACTGGATATACTGGCGGTTACAGGCAACCTAACCATTACCCAAAAAGGCACCGAATATTTTATAACAGGGCCGGGGTGTAATTAA
- a CDS encoding head GIN domain-containing protein, with protein sequence MKSYLVKNVSKACIAISTAFLLTSCEDEFLRGRGDVVSRTRPVTNYNAVSAGGEFEIFLTQGPSKDLLLEGQENVLSELSTEVRNNKLIIKYDKKHVKTSRPVRIYITTPQLIELSVSGANSVRSLTEWQVNDFDLEASGNTDIHLTLKGAQSIDTELSGSADVEINGDAVYHDIDISGSGNVKAFDLITKEADISVSGSGKCELSVSDRLKATLSGSGRVRYKGNPTVSTKISGSGSVSQVD encoded by the coding sequence ATGAAATCTTATTTAGTTAAAAATGTAAGCAAAGCTTGTATTGCTATATCCACTGCTTTTTTGTTAACCTCCTGCGAAGATGAATTTTTGCGGGGCCGTGGCGATGTTGTATCCCGTACCCGTCCTGTTACTAATTATAATGCCGTGAGTGCCGGTGGCGAATTTGAAATTTTCTTAACGCAAGGTCCTAGTAAAGATTTGTTGCTCGAAGGTCAGGAAAATGTTTTATCGGAGTTGTCTACTGAAGTTCGGAACAATAAGCTGATTATTAAATACGATAAGAAACACGTAAAAACCAGCCGGCCCGTTCGCATTTACATTACCACGCCGCAATTAATCGAACTTTCGGTTTCTGGGGCAAACTCCGTTAGAAGCCTTACCGAATGGCAAGTAAATGATTTTGATTTGGAAGCTTCCGGTAACACCGATATTCATTTAACTTTAAAAGGTGCCCAGTCCATTGATACAGAATTATCCGGCTCGGCAGATGTAGAAATAAACGGCGATGCGGTTTACCACGACATTGATATTTCGGGTTCCGGTAATGTAAAAGCTTTTGACTTAATTACCAAAGAAGCGGATATTTCGGTGAGCGGTTCCGGTAAATGCGAATTAAGCGTGAGCGACCGTTTAAAAGCAACTCTCAGCGGTTCCGGCCGGGTACGTTACAAAGGTAACCCTACCGTTAGTACCAAAATTTCCGGTAGCGGCAGTGTATCGCAAGTAGATTAA
- a CDS encoding DUF2339 domain-containing protein: MEAIYFFSLLVVLLIVGLLVWLLLIKMREISSELRQLRQDITKIRHSPVITSQSDPAVFITQDEFALPVQAAAPNRSLLSSEVKKQPSKRPGFFERNPDLEKFIGENLINKLGIAVLVLGIGYFVKFAIDQNWINAWGRVLIGFSCGAALLGLAHHLRKQYAAFSSVLVGGGLAVLYFTIALAFHEYQLFSQAIAFILMVAVTGFSVFMSITYDRQELAVLALLGGFASPLLASSGGNNYLVLFIYILILNIGMLILAYFKKWPVITFISYVATIILFAGWLVAKAMGEPQAPYLGGFIFAMLFYLVFFAMTVVYNLKQQQPFNFLEISILLSNTIFFYLCGLYLLNQLAVGTYLGLFSGVMAFVNGLVFWQLKQQLNDDPKLRLLLGGLGGMLLYLAILFELTYKLSSTTIEMRAIKYLIIASYHYLFAILIFRFLPAGTATRWPLREILLGLSFGSYILLVQPIVEDARNAYLLQPSGSILPFVLHYLALFLLLALLYYAFTYYRQAIGLRTKRMNNFLWFGCSALVYLVSIEADHVLALIQYKSGQNLKNLLQQQHKIYFPILWGLASFGFMLLGMRYKLKTLRLVSLSLFFITLLKLFLFDIQNISAGGRIAAFISLGVLLLIVSFLYQKLKILLLDDTPPEK; encoded by the coding sequence ATGGAGGCTATATACTTTTTTAGCTTATTGGTTGTTTTATTAATAGTGGGCTTGTTGGTGTGGCTGCTTCTAATTAAAATGCGGGAAATAAGTTCGGAGTTGCGGCAATTACGGCAAGACATCACTAAAATTAGGCATTCTCCGGTTATTACTTCCCAATCCGATCCGGCGGTATTTATTACCCAAGATGAATTTGCCTTACCCGTTCAGGCCGCAGCACCTAACCGAAGTTTGCTTAGTAGCGAGGTTAAAAAACAACCAAGTAAGCGACCCGGCTTTTTTGAACGTAACCCTGATTTAGAAAAATTTATTGGCGAGAACCTGATAAATAAATTAGGCATTGCCGTGCTGGTTTTAGGAATTGGTTACTTTGTTAAGTTTGCTATTGACCAAAATTGGATTAATGCCTGGGGCCGGGTGCTGATTGGCTTTAGCTGCGGTGCTGCCTTATTGGGTTTAGCCCATCATTTACGGAAGCAATATGCGGCTTTTAGCTCGGTATTAGTAGGCGGTGGTTTAGCCGTACTCTATTTTACCATTGCCTTAGCCTTTCACGAATATCAACTGTTTTCTCAAGCCATAGCATTTATACTAATGGTAGCCGTTACCGGGTTTTCGGTGTTTATGTCCATTACCTACGATCGTCAGGAATTAGCGGTACTTGCTCTTTTAGGTGGATTTGCCTCTCCTCTTTTAGCGAGTTCGGGAGGTAACAATTACTTGGTATTATTCATTTATATTTTAATTTTAAATATCGGCATGCTGATTCTGGCCTACTTTAAAAAATGGCCGGTTATTACATTCATTTCTTATGTAGCCACGATAATCTTATTTGCGGGTTGGCTGGTAGCCAAAGCAATGGGCGAGCCGCAAGCTCCTTATTTAGGCGGGTTTATATTTGCGATGCTGTTTTACCTCGTATTCTTCGCCATGACGGTAGTGTATAACCTGAAGCAACAGCAACCATTTAATTTTCTGGAAATAAGTATATTACTGAGTAACACCATTTTTTTCTATTTGTGCGGATTGTACTTACTTAATCAATTAGCTGTTGGTACGTATTTAGGTCTTTTTTCGGGCGTAATGGCCTTTGTTAATGGGTTAGTCTTTTGGCAATTAAAACAACAGCTTAATGATGATCCTAAACTTAGGCTCCTGCTTGGTGGCTTGGGAGGCATGCTTTTGTACCTGGCTATTCTGTTCGAACTTACTTATAAGTTGAGTAGTACCACTATTGAAATGCGCGCTATTAAATACCTGATCATAGCCAGTTACCATTATTTATTTGCCATTCTTATTTTTCGGTTTTTACCCGCTGGTACGGCAACCCGCTGGCCTTTGCGAGAGATACTATTAGGTTTAAGCTTCGGATCGTATATTCTGCTGGTACAGCCCATCGTAGAAGATGCCCGGAATGCTTATTTACTACAACCAAGTGGCAGTATTCTACCTTTTGTGCTGCATTACCTTGCCTTGTTTTTGTTACTGGCACTGCTTTATTATGCGTTTACTTACTACCGCCAGGCAATTGGCTTACGTACCAAACGAATGAATAACTTTTTATGGTTTGGCTGTAGTGCCTTGGTGTATTTGGTTAGTATTGAAGCCGATCATGTTTTAGCTTTAATTCAATATAAGTCCGGTCAAAACTTAAAAAATTTGCTGCAACAGCAACATAAAATATACTTCCCTATTTTGTGGGGTTTGGCTTCTTTTGGATTTATGCTGTTGGGCATGCGCTATAAATTAAAAACTTTACGGCTCGTTTCATTAAGTTTATTTTTTATCACTTTACTAAAATTGTTTTTGTTCGATATTCAGAACATATCGGCGGGTGGCCGTATTGCGGCATTTATTTCTTTGGGGGTTTTATTATTGATTGTTTCTTTTTTGTATCAGAAATTAAAAATTCTTTTGCTGGACGACACACCGCCGGAGAAGTAA